The Enoplosus armatus isolate fEnoArm2 chromosome 21, fEnoArm2.hap1, whole genome shotgun sequence genomic sequence GCAAACGACATCTGAGCGACCCCGCTGTACTCGAGGAAGAGCTAGTTGTTGTGATTGACTGTGAACCAGCGTATATTTGTGTATCAGTAATATTATAAAGTCTAGACCTGCTGTATATGAaaagataacttctgttatgatttgacactatataaataaaattgaagtgTGTGtactacacatactgtatgtcatatATCCTCAGCCTGTCTTCAtgtcccttttctcctcttctgttttgACTCCGAACTGAACTCCCCTCCATAGTCccagatgtaaaaaaaaaaaaaaacaatcccatCACAAGTGTACATTTGCCTGGTAAATCTGTCAGTGGATGCTAAAACTCATCCAGAAACTGCACGCTCTGCACACTGAGACACTGCACAAAGGCAATAGAGGAGATTTACTTGTTGAGGGGAAGGGGGACAACAttgttattttcatgtaaatgtctgtttttttgggACCTGGCAGGATATCTAGGGGTGAATCATGGCTCTCTGAGCCATTTCACAGGTGGtggatttttaatttttttttttaaatacagacCTGCATTGGTTTCAGTTTTGGACATTAAACCACACTGTCCCTTTGTGGTGGATATGAATACACAGTCACACCATAATTTAGATACAGGACATGGGATGGGCATAATGCCAGTCTGAGAGGCTGAGGTTAGCGGAAGTTCATAGACATTGTCtggtgtgtatgtttttacaattcatcatCGATAATTATAGTCTGTCATCATGATATACTATTCTTGGCAGTAATTGGCCGAACCTGTAGGATGGAAGCAGGGTGAGGTAACCACGACAGCATGAGTTATTGACTGGCTTTTCGTTGTCTAGGTGTTGACTTCAAAGTGAAGACCATCACTGTGGACGGTAACAAAGCAAAGCTGGCAATATGGGTAAGAGACAAACTCTGTTCAGTAACACTCATTTAACTTAACTGTGGCTCTTGTGTGTCAGTCAGAGCAGAACTCCGCCATGACTTCCAGTCTGTCTATACACTCAAGTGGCCAGAAGATGGCGCTTATGTAACACCATTTCTGCCTACATGAGGAGTCAGTCTTGTTGTTTGTGTCCGTTGGCCCTGGTTTCCTCTCTGTTCCAGTGTGTCCAGTAACGCTAAGCTGGTTGTGTTTTGCAGGACACTGCAGGACAGGAGCGCTTCCGAACCCTGACGCCCAGTTACTACCGCGGTGCCCAGGGAGTCATCCTGGGTAAGCCAAGCTGTTGACGCCATCATTGCTCaagcacctgtgtgtgtgtgtgtgtgtgtgtgtgtgtcacttcagAGTCAGGTTGTCTGGTTGTAAAGAAAGTGATGGCTTTTCATCCTGTgacccacacacgcacacactctttcctctctctctggacGGTAGTTTATACCCATAAGTCAGACTCCTCATATGgacatgcatgtacagtatgtatatgaacacacacttaacacacacacaggaactaAGTTAAACCTCTTAAACAGACTTCCTCTGCAGCCTAAGCTTTTTGACTACTCTAATGATATATAGAAACACAAGGCGCCCTGCTATAACACTGGGATTATGAGAGCTGTCAGAAGACTTCAATCCCTGTGTTTTTAGTTGATACCATATTATCTCAGAcatctatttttattattttttttctgtttttcaaatgttgaaataacTCAGGATTATTGGGGAATATAGTTTTATTAGGTCTGTGCTTCTCATCACAAAAAgcaatcaaatgtgtttttaaattcaagGCCTGTTGAACATTGCTTTAAAGTTCATATAATACAGTCTTTCTTATTAGGCcctgtatgtgtgcataaaACTATTATTAATGCAAGGCAGTACCATGATTAGGTTGATCTAATTATTCACATGCTGCAACATTATCCTATTGTTGTGTCATAGATTCAGATGGGGGAAATCCAGAACCAATAGATTAGATGGAGTATTCGGACCTAGTGTGCGGTCAGCTTGCCTAGGAAATGTTTTTGCCTTCACTCTGAGCGCGTCTCGTTCATTTGGTTTGGCACAGTGTATGACGTCACACGACGGGAAACCTTTGCCAAGCTCGACAACTGGCTCAGCGAACTCGAGACGTACTGTACGAGGAACGACCTCGTGAAAATGCTTGTGGGGAATAAAATCGATAgggtgagtgtgttttgtggctATAAAAGTTTGTGTGTTCCCACTCAGGTTTAGCACGGTTGTTTGATTAGAGAGGAGCAGCACATTATGAGCACTTTTTGCCTTGGTTTGAGTTGGTTTTCTGTATCTAGAGTTGCAGAAAACAGGAATAACACTGTAActttgtatatacatatattccaCAGAACAGGAATATAAATTGCCAAAAATAAGtatctctaaaaaaaaaaccaaagtcAGCTAGTTGACAAATTGCAGGATTAAACGACCGTGGCAGACCCACTTTCATATTTTTGGCAGCTGGTCTTTTACCAGGATACCAGAATCAGTCAGTGGGGATAAAGAATGCCCACTAAGTAGAGCATTATGAATTTATTGTGTCCTGTTCTTCGTCTGTGAAAAtcacttttcctcctctgccctgTGATGACCACAGTAGCTGACAGCTCCGCCCGGCAGACCTCAAATAAGCCATTAcctctcttttgttttaggaAAACCACGAGCTAGACAGGACTGAAGGGCTGAAGTTTGCGAGAAAACATTCCATGCTTTTTATAGGTAAGTCGGGAGGATTCCCCCTACTCTACAAAGACCTGCTGGGCACGAGTTACAGCAGACTATTACACAGGGGGGAAAACGGCTTTTGAAATAACTATCATACTTGCAGCGGAATGCTTGCATAGTTCTATTTATAAAACAGGCTTCATATATCATCTTCcatgtgttttttcccctgtgcttttatttttccgATTTGTCAGAAAAGGACTACACCTTGTTTTTATCTTCATGAAGTACTGAAAATATTTGTGAAGTGGAAAGATTTCACTCTGATCTCTCCAAGATTTCCAAATGTTCATTCTGATTTGGctttttaaagaagaagaattcTTTCATTGTCGTATTACTATTATAATGTTTCTGGATATCATCATGTTGTGGAGTGACTATATCCCCTAATAACCTCCTATGGCTCACTATTAGTGTCTGTGGTTGAGACATTTTCCACCACTCGCCCCTTCCAGCCCAGCAGGTGATGACATCACGATGCAGACATTAAAAGTTGTTGTATCTGCATCTCGTCATCTTTTCTCGCCCATTTCCAACCTTTCATCTTCGTccctcttgtttttcctcttttctcccctcctctgcatCTGTCCCTtcgctccttctcctcttccttccttttattttgtatcttcCCTCTACACTCTTGTTCTTCCAGAGGCGAGTGCTAAGACCAAGGACGGCGTCCAGTGCGCCTttgaggagctggtggagaagaTCATCCAGACTCCCGGCTTATGGCAGAGCGAGAGCCACGGCCGAGGGGTCCAGCTCACCGACGAAGACGCGGGAGGCGGAAGCTGCGGTGGCTACTGCTCCCTGGTCTAGACGACACGCATAcacaaccacatacacacacacgtgaataCCATAGACGCAAACACACTTGACagaacaaccccccccccccttcccgcTGTGTGCTGTCCTGAGCTGAGCTCCTCTGACATGACGGCAGTGGAGGTTCCGACCGTCCACACACTCTTCCTGTGTTCACACAGACACTACTTTTTGCACACTTTCTAATAACGCTGCGCTAAAATGCGAATGCAGCTCAGCCTTCCTCTTAATGGAATTTGAGTgagtttttctctcctcttatatttttattattattgtttttttgagtTACAGTTTTGTGCAGTTTCTGGACCTTGGTCAAGATGTGAAGCATTCTCACTTCATACATATGATTTAGTTATAGCAGTGCAGTGAAAGTATAAACCAAAGTTTGTCAGGCGTACGGCTAAATCTCTTAAGTATGGtaatgaggaaggaaaagcaGTTTTGACCAAGGGTTCGTTCTTGTCTCCAGCATGCTTATTGTCCTCGGAGCACGTTGCCTTAGCAAGCACATCTGTATCAATGCAGGGCCAGCGtttgtctttcctctgctctgtcctgcgCTTGAACCTGATCCTGCCCATCGGACTCTATGAACATTATGCTGCTTGTGGAGAAGCTTATCAAGCCGAGCCATCGTGTGGATCATGTGTCCCTGTTGTCCACACAACTGCCTCATTTTCTTCAGAGTATAATAGAGTTACCAAGTGTCTGGAATGACGTTTTACTACTTTTATTGACTTGGACTTCAAACCgttggtgtgttttttgaaGAGTGCATAAATCAAAGAGATTGGCACCAGCAAGCTTTCCACTGGGTGCCGAAGAAGAGGGCACCTCTTAAAATTGCACGCCTTTTGTTGTAACGAGTTGCTTTAATGGAGTGCGACTTACTGGCACTCCCTCACTCAGACAGATAATATCAGTAATATCACTACCACTGCTATGGTCTTTCACATACATCCCTTTGACGGGACAGAGACAAAGgaaaagtgttcaatattagaCAGGGCAGTGAGTCATAAGGGTGTTTCCACTGAATTTggaaaatcaaagaaaaagctGTGCGCTCCACGTTGCTAATGGATTCCACAGTACTCCTAtatctgtgtttgtatctgaGAAGCAGTTCTAAACGTACTGtacccctgacctctgaccatGTTTGTCGTATTCGAGTGCTGGTGTGTGCTCTGGGAaattctgggaaatgcagttCTGAGAGTTTGATCTTGATCTCGTATGGGATGGTGAAATTGACGTGGATTAGCATGTCTTATAACAAAttgaattttcctttttttttttaaatttgtttttaattgcatGGGGAAACTCTGCGTGCCattcttttatgtttgtttgtccagTGTGTGGCCTTCAGAGGCTATTTGCTATACACGTTAACTTATATTTACCTGAAAATAAAGCATTGCATACATGTTTACCATTTGAATTGAATGGTATAATTAAACGAAAAAGAAAGTAGGCTTTTATGTGTTAAACTGGTatagctgtctttttttttgtgttcagaaACATGTATACCTTGtaaattgtgtgtattttaagaATTTGGTGGGATGATTCCCGTATGAATTGTAAAGCTGAATGTATACATATTTCACTACAAACCGCCCTATGTATTAAACgaaataaaaatcttttttaagTGAATATGTTGGTGTTAATGCAACTCCAAGCTTTGTTGTGGAGCAACTCGAAGAGCCACGTTgtagaaaaaaagtattttctttagTAATTGCTCGAATGTCCAAGTTGTCTGCAGAGATGACCAATAATTCTGCTGTCAACGTTGCCATGTTGGAAATGTCACTGT encodes the following:
- the rab18a gene encoding ras-related protein Rab-18a isoform X2, producing the protein MEEDILTTLKILIIGESGVGKSSLLLRFTDDTFDPEQAATIGVDFKVKTITVDGNKAKLAIWENHELDRTEGLKFARKHSMLFIEASAKTKDGVQCAFEELVEKIIQTPGLWQSESHGRGVQLTDEDAGGGSCGGYCSLV
- the rab18a gene encoding ras-related protein Rab-18a isoform X1, with amino-acid sequence MEEDILTTLKILIIGESGVGKSSLLLRFTDDTFDPEQAATIGVDFKVKTITVDGNKAKLAIWDTAGQERFRTLTPSYYRGAQGVILVYDVTRRETFAKLDNWLSELETYCTRNDLVKMLVGNKIDRENHELDRTEGLKFARKHSMLFIEASAKTKDGVQCAFEELVEKIIQTPGLWQSESHGRGVQLTDEDAGGGSCGGYCSLV